Genomic window (Megamonas funiformis):
ATATGATGTGCTTATTGAAGCTCTAAATGCTAATTCTTCTTGTGTATATCTTTTTAATTTGCGAAAATAAGCTATCCTTGCCCCAATCAATCTATATTGTGCTGAAAAATCTACCATAAAATCACCTTCTGCTATATTCTTTAAATTTATTCTAGCGAAAAATTTATCAATTTAGTTGTACTAGCAGGACAATAAAATGGATTATTTAGTTATTTTTTCAGCTTAATTATCCCAATTTATAAAATAAAAAATATCATTTATTTATATTTGATGAATTGTCAATCCAAGTGCGACACTTCTTTTAAAAATAAATTAAATGGATTATCCCAATTTAAGCATTTTCTTGGTCTCCTATTTAATAATATTAATTTTTCTATTAAATCATCATTAGATATTTGTCCTAAATCTGTTTTCTTTGGATAATATTCTCTTAACAACCCATTTGAATTTTCGTTGCTACCTCTTTGCCATGCTGCATATGCATCTGCAAAATATACTTTTATATCTAATTTTTCTACTTCTTTATAACATGCAAATTCTTTTCCTCTATCTGTCGTAAACGATTTTAACGCCTTTTTTGGTAATACTTTCACTAATTTTTTTATTACTTCTAGCATTGATGAAGCTGTTCTATCTTTTATTTTTATTGCCACATAAAATCTTGTTTTTCTTTCTACAAATGTTGCTAAACAATCTTTAGATTTTCCTCTACTAGATACCATAGTATCTAACTCCCAATGACCAAAAATTTTTCTACATTTTACCTCTTTTGGTCTAGTTGAAATACTACTTCCTATTAAGAATTTACCACGAGTTTCCTTTTTTCTACGTTTTCCTTTATGCCGTAAATTCTTGAGCGAAATACCTTTTAGTTTACCAGTATAAATCCAATTATAAATAGTTTTAAAGGAAAGTTTACCGTTTAAAAGTGCATTAGAAATCTGTTCTGGAGACCAGTTTTCATTTAATTTTTCAGAAATAAGATTAGAAAGAAATTCATTATATTTACCACAATAAGAAGAATTTTTACGACGTTTAAGATAGTTATTGTGAGCAAATGTAGAGCAATAATTGTTTTCAAATTTATTGCGAGAAAGTTCTCGAGCAATAGTAGAATGATGACGATGTAAAAATTTAGCAATAAAACGGGTAGAATAACCTAAAATAGAAAGAACCTCTATACGAATACGTTCAGATATGGTAAGATGATGATAGCTCATTATGAATTTTCCTTTCGTGTAGGTTTTGTGTGGTAACTTTATTTTACACGAAAATTCATAATGAGTTTTTTATTTTTTTAGGTGTCGCACTTCATTATACAATCCATCATTTACAAATAAAAAGCAATATCTATATATACAATAACCCAACTATCTGTTAAATCTGCTATAGTCAAAATTGCTTGTCCTTGATTAATATATTCATTATTTTCAAGATTTTTATTTAATATGACTCCTGTAATTGGACTATATACTTTTGTATCTGCTAAAATACTCTCATTGGCATTAGCTTGTGCAATTAATTTTTCAACCTGTTGCTGTTGTGCTTCTATCTGTTTTTGTCTTGTTCCTGCTAAAACTAAATCATAATTTTCTTTAGCAATATATAGTTCCTTTTCTGCTACATCGACAGCTTTTTGCATATCATCTAAAGTTTGCTTACTTATTCCACCTACATCATATAATTCTTTATTTCTTTTTAAATCAGTTTGAGCTTTATCAAAAATGACTTGTGCCTTTTGCAAACTATTTTCTGCCATAGCAATTTCTTGTTTCCTTGCGCCATCTTTTAAATCTTGCAGTTTTGCTTGTGCTTCTTTCACAGCTTGCCAATCACCAATATTTTGAGCCTGCAAATCTTCTCGTTCTATCTCACAAACAAAATCTCCTAAATTTAAATTATCTCCTTCTTCTAATTTAAGATTTCTTATATATCCTGTTAATCTAGGTGTAACATCATATTTTGTTACTTCTATCGTACCTGTTGCTGTCAATTTATCCACTTTATCATAACAAAAATAGTACCATCCTATACTCACTAACATAATTAACAATATCACAACTAAAGCAATTTTCTTCTTTGGCATATTATATCACCGCCCTTATATTAATTATGTCATAGGCAAATTTTCTGTTCAATCGACAATTATTTCTTTACTGTCGATTTTTCAATACAAATATATTATTTATCACCGGTTTTACAATCTCCAAATAATCTTCTATAGATAATCTATCTTTATATTTATACATATATAATAAAGCATTAAGATGTCCATTTATAAAAAACTCGACAGCCAATTCCGCTTTTAAATCATTTTTATCTAATCGAAAAAATTTATATATATTTTAAAGTATATTTATCTTCTTGATTTAAGAAAAAACAATTTAATATATTTTGTATAAAAAAATCTTCTTGTTCTTGCTCTAATAAATCGTATATATCTTTAAAATATGTATAAAATACACTTCTATGATATCCTGCTTTATCCATTAATTCTTTTATTATAATTTTATTAATACTTTTTTCTCGATATATTTCCCAAAAAGCAATTATAATATTTTCCTTTGTAAACAATAAATTCACCTCAAAAAATAAGATTGATTAGCTAAATTAACTAATCAATCTCACTAAAATTATCAATAATAATATCCTATATCACCAACAACAATAGTCTTAATAACATCTCTATTATCAAAGAAAAAATATAGTGGCATATTCGGATGATCTTCACTGTCGGCTAAATAGCACCAAGTAGTCCCTTGTGTTTCTCTATAATTTCTATCAGGATCACCATAAGCATATAATACATCATTTTTGTTCATGCCCACTCTTATCCCCAAATTAGTAGTGATATTATCTTCATTGCAGATTATCGCTCTAATTCTGCCATTTTCATTATATCCGCCATTTATATAATAAACCATCAATTCACCATTATAAGTTACTTCATTTATATTAAAACCATTGCAATTTCGCACTGCCAAATTTGCTGTTGGTCTACCATATACATAAAAACAAGAATCTATCTGTTGATCAGGAGTAAGTCCTCCTATATTTAAATATGTATAAGGTATTCTAGCCTCTACATTTAATATATTACTAAAAATAATCCCCAAACAAATAACAATAGAACTCAATAAAAATCTCAAAATACTAACCTCTTTTATTTTCATTATACTTATTATATATTTCAATTATTAATTTATATTTTCTATCAAATCACCTAAACGCAATCTGCTTCTAATATTTAATAAAGTTTCATCTAATTGGCGAATTTTTTCAATACAAGCTTTTTCTTTTGCTGTTGTCTCTATAATTTTACTAATTCCGCCATTTTTTATCACAATGCGTTTATCAGCATTTAAAGCCAATAATGGATCATGCGTAGACATAATGACGATTTTTTCACTTTTTGCTAAGCATTTTATAGCTTTTTGTCTATCTATCCCTGCATTCTCAATTTCATCAATCAATACAATCGGTGAACTACTTATACATGCCACATCTGCTATCATCAAAGCTCTCGATTGACCACCTGATAATTGAGTTACTTTTGTATCTAAAGTAAATTTTTCCCCAGCTAATTCATTTGCCATAGAAAAACATTTTGTAATTATAGCCTTTTCATTTTCGATTTCTTTGCCTAAACGAACTTTAGCATGCATAGTTAAAAAATCTTCTACAGTAATATCCATGATAAAATTCATATTTTGTGATAATTGAGCTACTAATTTTCCTTCTAAATTAAATCTAGCTTCATCATCTAAAATTCTATCATCAATTAAAATCTGTCGTTTTGTCGGTGTATCTTCTTGTGCTAAACATTCGATATCTGCAAGTAATCTACTTTTTCCCGAACCTGTTGGCCCTACAATACTTATTACTTGCCCTGAAAAAATCTCTACTTGGATGTTTTCAGCTTCGCCCAATTTATTTTTGCCACCATTGATGGTTAATTTATGTACTTTTACTTCATCTTTATTTTCTAAATTCTGCATAGCTGAAAGATATTTTTTTAGTTCATCAGCAATATTGCCATCACGAATACCAACTTGCCATAAATCTTCCTCATCTATATCTTCAAAAGCCTTAGCAAAAGTCAAATTATCTGGCAAATTCCATAGACCTGTATTATCCAAATAATCTTTGATTTGAGGATATGCTTTTTTTATTTCTCCAATTGTATGAGTTTCTACAAATTCTTTAAAATCCATAATTTCCACCTAATCAATTAAATTCCATTTTCTTAGTCATACCTAATTGATATTTTTCACCAATGCGCATTTCATCTGTACAATATGAACATACAGCCGCTGGTGAAGTAAAACGCAATTTTTTTCCTTCTAATGTATCTATATCTTCAATTTTATTTATATATTTTTTCAACATAAATGCACCTTGACCAGTTATGCCATTGATAAAAATAACTTGTGCCTTAGGATTTGCTTGATAGACATTATACATAAATACTTCGCGTTCAGCTTGAGAAATAATATCTCCTTTAGTGATGACTATTACATCTGCAAATTTCACCATTGGCCCAATTTTTCTTGGTGTATTAATCCCTGATAAGCAATCTATTACACCAATGGCCAATACATCTTGAATATATGGTGAACAGCGATTGCAAAGACCTGCACTTTCGGTAATCAAATAATCTAAATTTTGACTTTTTCCCCAAGCTACAGCTTCTTCAATATTGCTGATAAAAAAATGGTCTGGACAAAATTTTCCTGATAAACCAATCTGTATCGGTATATTCGCTTTTTCATATGGTTCTTTATCAAAAGTCGTCAAGCAATCGAATTTAATAACGCCTGCTTTTTGTTTTTCTTTATGTAACACTTCTATTAATCGCAAAATTACAGAAGTTTTGCCCACAGATGGTGGCCCTGCTAAAGTTATTAATTTCACCAAAATCATCTCCATCATAAATTGCTAAATTTTATTATATAGCAATAAACTAAAAAAAAATAGGTTAAGCACTTTAGACTTTATTTTCATAAATCCATGCTCAACCTATTTTTACTTATTTTATAAAATTCTATTTTCTATTTAAAATAATATTATATATTAACCAATTTCGCCTTCAAGCTCTGTACCGCGTACTCTTACTGGTCGATTATGTTCATCAACCATGACTACATCAGGTACTAAATTTTGAGCTTCTTCTTTTGTCATCATAGCATAAGCAATAATAATAACTGTATCACCAACTTGTGCTTTACGTGCTGCTGCTCCATTTAAACAAATTACACCGCTACCACGTTTACCTGCAATTGTATAAGTTTCTAATCTAGCACCATTGTTATTATTTACTACTTGTACTCTTTCTCCTGGTAAAATACCTGCAAGCTCTAATAATTCCTCATCAATAGTGATGCTTCCCATATATTCTAAATTTGCTTGAGTTACTGTAGCACGATGAATTTTTCCATGAAACATATTATATAACATTATTATTTATCCTCCAAAATGACATTATCTATTAAACGAGTTGTACCAAATTTTACAGCTAAAGCTAATAATACTCTGCCTTCAATTTTATTTTCTACTGGTTTTAATCCTGGCAATTTATACATTTCTACATAATCAATTTGACTTGTTTTTTCAGTCTGTATAGTATCTTTTACTAAATTTAATATAGCTTCCACATCTCTTTGACCATTAGTAAATGCTTCTTTTGCTAAATTTAAACTCTTAGATAAAATCAACGCAGATTTTCTTTCTTCTGGAGATAAATAAGTATTTCTTGAACTTTTAGCAAGTCCATCAGCTTCACGAACGATAGGCATAATGCGAAGTTCTACATTGAAAAATAAATCATCAACCATACGGCGTAAAACTTCTGTTTGCTGAGCATCTTTTAAGCCAAAATATGCTCTATCTGCTCGAGATAAATTGAATAATTTACTAACTACTGTAGTAACTCCACGGAAATGAATAGGTCTTGTTCTACCACATAAAACTTTTGTGATATCACCTGTAACTTCTACCCATGTCATATCTTCATTAGGATATAAATCTTTATTTTTTGGTGCAAATACTACATCTGCTCCTGCATTTTGTGCCACTATGCAGTCATTTTCCAAAGTACGAGGATAGGCTTCATAATCTTCATTTGGCCCAAACTGAGTAGGATTTACAAACACACTGACGATTGTAATATCATTTTCTTTTGCTGAAGCATTAATAAGTGAAGCATGACCTTCATGCAATGCTCCCATAGTTGGTACCAAACCAATAGATTTGTTTTCCTTCTTAAAATTAGCGACTAATTCACGTAATTTAGCCACATCTTGACATAAAATCATTTTTTTCTTCTCCTTTAATGTTCTTATAACAAACAAAAAGAGACTATAATGAACTTACATAAAAGCACAAAAAAAGTACATCTCGACACGAAATGCACTTTCCCTATTGATTAAATATAATTGATTTGATTTCATAACAAAAAAATCCATCAACTATATTTTGTATTTAAAATTCTGCAAGTTCGTCTCGGTCATAGTGATCCAAGCGTCTTTTTTCTTTTTAAATTTTACCTTATTAAATTATTTTATTTAAAATTAAACAACTAAGATACAGTTCAAATTATTAATATATATTGATACTGTTCACTATTGTTTGTTACGAACCACATAATACCACAGAAAAAATTCAACTGCAAGTATTTAAATAAAAAAAGCTACTCATCATAATAATTATTATAAAGTAGCTTTTTGTTATAGTTTTAATTATATTATCTGTCAAAATGGAGCTGATAACAGGATTTGAACCTGCGACCCATGTATTACGAATACATTGCTCTACCAACTGAGCTATATCAGCATTAATTTTCTTTTATGATAAAATATTTTAAATTTATTGTCAATATTTGCTTCATATAATTATACAAAATATCAAATCTAGCTTATAATATAATCAAATATAAAGTATTCACATTAGAAATACTACCATTAGTTTGGATTTGGAGGCTTTTTTATGGAATTAAATCAACTAGAATATTTTGTTGCTCTAGCCCATATAAAAAACTTTACTAAAGCAGCAAAATCTCTGAATGTATCTCAGCCAGCACTTAGTCGTTCAATCAGTCGCTTAGAAAAAGATTTAAATATACCTCTTTTCATCAGAGATAGCCGTAAAGTAAATTTAACTCAATATGGTCAAACCTTTTTAACTTATGCTGAACGTATCTTGCAAGAATTAGAAACTGCCCGCCAAGATATAACTAATATGGCTGAACCAGATAGCGGAGTTGTAAATTTATCTTTTATGCACTCTTTAGGTGTATATCTTGTGCCAGAATTATTAAAAGAGTTTCGTAAAATCTATCCTAAAATACAATTTCGCCTTAGTCAAAATCATTCTTTCTTATTATCAAAACAATTATTCAAAGGAGAGTCCGATTTATGCCTTTGCAGTTCTCCGATAAATTCTGAAGGCATCGCTTGGGTTCCATTATTGACAGAAGAATTATTTATCATCGTTCCTTCAACTCACCCACTTGCTCATCGCAGTTCTATAAATATCACAGAAGTTGCTAGTGAACCATTTATTACTTTAAAACCAATGTATGGTTTACGCACTAAAACTGAACATATCTTTGAAGTAGCTTCTATTCGCCCTAAAATACGTTTTGAAGGTGATGAAATTGTTACTGTAGCTAGTTTAGTAGCAGCTAATTTAGGTGTTTCACTCGTGCCTAAAATTCCTGGAATGGAACATCTCGATATAAAATTCATTTCTGTAGATAATCCAAAATGCACTCGTGATATCGGTCTTGCATGGTATGCTAATAAACCTCTTTCCCTTGCTGCCCATCGTTTTCAAAATTTCATAATCGATAAATTTAACCATGAATAATCATAAATATATTTAAATATCCTTGCAGTTTTAGATTTTGAATGATATGCTAAGTTATTGTAAGTGTAAAATTACTTACAATATTAATATATAAAATGGAGGAGCACCTAATTGAAAGCAGTTATTTTTGATATGGACGGAGTCATAATCGATAGTGAATCCATTCATGCTGATATGAAAATACGCACTTTAACACATTTTGGTATCCCTTGTAGTATGGAAGATTGTGTAGCCTATGTTGGTCGTTCTGCCAAAGCATTTTTTACAGATTTTGCCAAATTTGCTA
Coding sequences:
- the panD gene encoding aspartate 1-decarboxylase — its product is MLYNMFHGKIHRATVTQANLEYMGSITIDEELLELAGILPGERVQVVNNNNGARLETYTIAGKRGSGVICLNGAAARKAQVGDTVIIIAYAMMTKEEAQNLVPDVVMVDEHNRPVRVRGTELEGEIG
- a CDS encoding HlyD family secretion protein, with amino-acid sequence MPKKKIALVVILLIMLVSIGWYYFCYDKVDKLTATGTIEVTKYDVTPRLTGYIRNLKLEEGDNLNLGDFVCEIEREDLQAQNIGDWQAVKEAQAKLQDLKDGARKQEIAMAENSLQKAQVIFDKAQTDLKRNKELYDVGGISKQTLDDMQKAVDVAEKELYIAKENYDLVLAGTRQKQIEAQQQQVEKLIAQANANESILADTKVYSPITGVILNKNLENNEYINQGQAILTIADLTDSWVIVYIDIAFYL
- a CDS encoding IS30 family transposase, with amino-acid sequence MSYHHLTISERIRIEVLSILGYSTRFIAKFLHRHHSTIARELSRNKFENNYCSTFAHNNYLKRRKNSSYCGKYNEFLSNLISEKLNENWSPEQISNALLNGKLSFKTIYNWIYTGKLKGISLKNLRHKGKRRKKETRGKFLIGSSISTRPKEVKCRKIFGHWELDTMVSSRGKSKDCLATFVERKTRFYVAIKIKDRTASSMLEVIKKLVKVLPKKALKSFTTDRGKEFACYKEVEKLDIKVYFADAYAAWQRGSNENSNGLLREYYPKKTDLGQISNDDLIEKLILLNRRPRKCLNWDNPFNLFLKEVSHLD
- a CDS encoding ATP-binding cassette domain-containing protein, which translates into the protein MDFKEFVETHTIGEIKKAYPQIKDYLDNTGLWNLPDNLTFAKAFEDIDEEDLWQVGIRDGNIADELKKYLSAMQNLENKDEVKVHKLTINGGKNKLGEAENIQVEIFSGQVISIVGPTGSGKSRLLADIECLAQEDTPTKRQILIDDRILDDEARFNLEGKLVAQLSQNMNFIMDITVEDFLTMHAKVRLGKEIENEKAIITKCFSMANELAGEKFTLDTKVTQLSGGQSRALMIADVACISSSPIVLIDEIENAGIDRQKAIKCLAKSEKIVIMSTHDPLLALNADKRIVIKNGGISKIIETTAKEKACIEKIRQLDETLLNIRSRLRLGDLIENIN
- a CDS encoding helix-turn-helix domain-containing protein, which gives rise to MVDFSAQYRLIGARIAYFRKLKRYTQEELAFRASISTSYLSRIERGIYSKGVPISTLMQISKALDIDIKLLFEEKI
- a CDS encoding LysR family transcriptional regulator codes for the protein MELNQLEYFVALAHIKNFTKAAKSLNVSQPALSRSISRLEKDLNIPLFIRDSRKVNLTQYGQTFLTYAERILQELETARQDITNMAEPDSGVVNLSFMHSLGVYLVPELLKEFRKIYPKIQFRLSQNHSFLLSKQLFKGESDLCLCSSPINSEGIAWVPLLTEELFIIVPSTHPLAHRSSINITEVASEPFITLKPMYGLRTKTEHIFEVASIRPKIRFEGDEIVTVASLVAANLGVSLVPKIPGMEHLDIKFISVDNPKCTRDIGLAWYANKPLSLAAHRFQNFIIDKFNHE
- the panC gene encoding pantoate--beta-alanine ligase, which gives rise to MILCQDVAKLRELVANFKKENKSIGLVPTMGALHEGHASLINASAKENDITIVSVFVNPTQFGPNEDYEAYPRTLENDCIVAQNAGADVVFAPKNKDLYPNEDMTWVEVTGDITKVLCGRTRPIHFRGVTTVVSKLFNLSRADRAYFGLKDAQQTEVLRRMVDDLFFNVELRIMPIVREADGLAKSSRNTYLSPEERKSALILSKSLNLAKEAFTNGQRDVEAILNLVKDTIQTEKTSQIDYVEMYKLPGLKPVENKIEGRVLLALAVKFGTTRLIDNVILEDK
- a CDS encoding GTP-binding protein, which codes for MKLITLAGPPSVGKTSVILRLIEVLHKEKQKAGVIKFDCLTTFDKEPYEKANIPIQIGLSGKFCPDHFFISNIEEAVAWGKSQNLDYLITESAGLCNRCSPYIQDVLAIGVIDCLSGINTPRKIGPMVKFADVIVITKGDIISQAEREVFMYNVYQANPKAQVIFINGITGQGAFMLKKYINKIEDIDTLEGKKLRFTSPAAVCSYCTDEMRIGEKYQLGMTKKMEFN
- a CDS encoding TetR/AcrR family transcriptional regulator — encoded protein: MFTKENIIIAFWEIYREKSINKIIIKELMDKAGYHRSVFYTYFKDIYDLLEQEQEDFFIQNILNCFFLNQEDKYTLKYI